The proteins below are encoded in one region of Cohaesibacter intestini:
- a CDS encoding DUF721 domain-containing protein produces MSKQKDNRDGTRRNADIVALEKARKKGARPLGDLIGSSLTPLCRKQGFASADILRYWGEIVGPQFADCTEPDRIRWPRRGEGDGFKPGTLVLHCEGAQSVFLQHEQATIIQRVNAYFGYPAIDRIQILQRPINTKKSSRPAPLRSLTRNEAQTLEHQLEGVNDDRMAAALRRFGAAVMAKG; encoded by the coding sequence ATGAGCAAACAGAAAGACAATCGAGACGGAACGCGTAGGAACGCCGACATCGTGGCTTTGGAAAAAGCCCGAAAGAAAGGTGCGCGACCGCTGGGTGACCTGATTGGATCATCATTGACACCGCTTTGCCGCAAGCAGGGCTTTGCGTCCGCCGACATCCTGCGCTATTGGGGCGAGATCGTTGGGCCGCAATTTGCCGATTGTACCGAACCTGACCGCATCCGTTGGCCACGACGGGGGGAAGGCGATGGTTTCAAGCCCGGTACCCTTGTTCTGCATTGCGAGGGCGCACAGTCCGTCTTTCTGCAGCATGAGCAGGCAACGATCATCCAGCGCGTCAACGCCTATTTCGGTTATCCGGCAATTGATCGCATCCAGATCCTGCAGCGCCCCATCAACACCAAGAAATCCAGCCGTCCAGCTCCGTTGCGGTCACTGACACGCAATGAGGCCCAGACACTCGAGCATCAGCTTGAAGGGGTCAATGATGATCGGATGGCTGCCGCCCTGCGCCGTTTTGGTGCTGCCGTCATGGCCAAGGGCTGA
- a CDS encoding MarR family winged helix-turn-helix transcriptional regulator, which translates to MADSIHDDPSAGPAPLSKQMCFALYSASLALTQIYKPLLKPLGLTYPQYLIMLILWEKDGRTLKEIGTMLGQKSGALTPVLKRMEQEGFLERVRDEADERALNIRLTDHGRALKAQAANVGTGVVGACGVPFDGLMDLHGQLIELRDNLINSIDASQEA; encoded by the coding sequence ATGGCTGACAGCATTCACGACGATCCATCTGCCGGCCCTGCGCCTTTGAGCAAGCAAATGTGTTTTGCGCTCTATTCCGCTTCGCTCGCCTTAACGCAGATCTACAAACCTCTGCTGAAACCACTGGGACTGACCTATCCACAATATCTCATCATGCTGATCCTGTGGGAGAAGGACGGGCGGACACTTAAGGAAATTGGCACCATGCTCGGCCAAAAATCCGGCGCATTGACCCCGGTCCTCAAACGCATGGAGCAGGAGGGGTTTCTGGAGCGTGTGCGCGATGAGGCGGATGAACGGGCGTTGAACATCCGGCTCACCGATCATGGACGGGCGCTCAAGGCTCAAGCCGCGAATGTTGGCACCGGTGTGGTTGGCGCCTGTGGTGTTCCTTTTGATGGCTTGATGGATTTGCATGGCCAACTGATCGAGTTGCGGGACAATCTGATCAACTCCATTGATGCATCACAGGAGGCTTGA
- a CDS encoding organic hydroperoxide resistance protein encodes MGILYTTKAMATGGREGNAKSEDGKLNVTLSTPKEMGGDNGPGTNPEQLFGAGYAACFLGAMKFVAAQEKLALPSEPTVAATVGIGPNDKGVGFAIEVDLEIDLGDLERNEAVALVDKAHQVCPYSNATRDNIRVGLTVK; translated from the coding sequence ATGGGCATTCTCTACACCACCAAAGCGATGGCAACAGGCGGTCGTGAAGGCAACGCAAAGTCTGAAGACGGAAAACTGAACGTCACCCTGAGCACGCCAAAGGAAATGGGTGGAGACAATGGACCGGGTACCAACCCAGAACAATTGTTTGGTGCCGGGTATGCGGCATGTTTCCTCGGTGCAATGAAATTTGTCGCAGCACAGGAAAAACTGGCTCTTCCATCCGAACCCACGGTTGCGGCGACTGTAGGGATCGGTCCGAATGACAAGGGTGTTGGCTTTGCAATTGAGGTAGATTTGGAAATCGATCTGGGCGATCTGGAGCGCAACGAGGCCGTTGCACTGGTGGACAAGGCCCATCAGGTTTGTCCATATTCCAACGCGACCCGAGACAATATCCGCGTCGGTCTGACTGTGAAATAA
- a CDS encoding class I SAM-dependent methyltransferase produces MSETTPKSAVFWDKLARRYAARPISNVEAYEQTLDRVRHYLSTDASVLELGCGTGSTALLLASHVGQYRASDISGEMIAIANEKLAQSDQANLEFVKADLYAESLDEQAPYDALLAFNVIHLFEDTPDALKRINGLIKPDGLLISKTVCLSGLYGLLRIPIFFMQLFGKAPPVRFISAKRLARMMREAGFEIVEEGNFAKVKMAHFVVARKVR; encoded by the coding sequence ATGTCTGAAACCACGCCTAAATCTGCCGTTTTCTGGGATAAGCTGGCGCGCCGTTATGCTGCCAGACCAATCTCCAATGTCGAGGCTTACGAGCAGACCTTGGATCGGGTGCGACACTATCTCTCAACGGATGCGTCTGTGCTCGAACTGGGCTGCGGCACCGGTTCCACCGCTTTGCTTCTGGCGAGTCATGTCGGGCAATATCGTGCCAGTGACATTTCCGGCGAAATGATTGCCATTGCCAATGAAAAGCTGGCACAGTCCGATCAGGCCAACCTAGAGTTCGTCAAGGCCGATCTCTACGCCGAAAGCCTCGATGAGCAAGCGCCCTATGACGCGCTTCTGGCCTTCAACGTCATTCATTTGTTCGAAGACACGCCGGACGCCCTAAAGCGCATCAATGGCTTGATCAAGCCGGACGGTTTGCTGATTTCCAAAACCGTTTGCCTGTCTGGACTGTATGGCTTGTTACGCATTCCCATCTTCTTCATGCAATTGTTTGGCAAGGCACCACCCGTCCGCTTCATCTCGGCCAAGCGCCTTGCGCGCATGATGCGGGAGGCCGGGTTCGAGATTGTCGAAGAAGGCAATTTTGCCAAGGTGAAGATGGCCCATTTCGTGGTGGCCCGGAAGGTGCGTTGA
- a CDS encoding DsbA family protein yields MALTRRDFLVSASKLSLGVAALGSFGLATSLPAHAQSVDLDALMEKGTLDDIVLGPEDAPVTVIEYFSMTCGHCANFHNTTFKHLEETYIKEGKMRFILREFPLDPLAAAGAMLARCTPGDNAVAMIDVLLGNQRIWAYSDNPVSSLFNFARQAGFTQDSFNACLTDQKLLDDITAVRERGTKEFGINSTPTFFVNGEKHVGALSSEEFDKILEPLLT; encoded by the coding sequence ATGGCCCTGACGCGTAGAGATTTTCTTGTATCGGCATCGAAATTAAGCCTCGGCGTGGCTGCCCTTGGCAGCTTCGGCCTTGCCACCAGCCTGCCCGCCCATGCCCAGAGTGTCGATCTCGATGCCTTGATGGAAAAGGGCACACTCGACGATATCGTGCTTGGGCCGGAAGATGCGCCGGTGACTGTTATTGAGTATTTCTCGATGACTTGCGGTCATTGTGCAAACTTCCACAACACCACTTTCAAGCATTTGGAAGAGACCTACATCAAAGAAGGCAAGATGCGCTTCATCCTGCGCGAATTCCCTCTTGATCCGCTGGCCGCAGCCGGAGCCATGCTGGCCCGTTGCACGCCGGGCGACAATGCGGTTGCCATGATCGATGTGTTGCTTGGCAATCAGAGAATTTGGGCCTACTCGGATAATCCGGTCTCGAGCCTGTTCAACTTTGCCAGACAGGCAGGTTTTACACAGGACAGCTTCAATGCCTGTCTGACCGACCAAAAACTGCTGGACGATATTACAGCAGTGCGGGAACGTGGTACGAAGGAATTCGGAATCAATTCAACGCCAACCTTCTTTGTGAATGGCGAAAAGCATGTCGGAGCCCTGTCGAGTGAAGAGTTCGACAAAATTCTGGAGCCTCTGCTCACTTAG